A stretch of Telopea speciosissima isolate NSW1024214 ecotype Mountain lineage chromosome 11, Tspe_v1, whole genome shotgun sequence DNA encodes these proteins:
- the LOC122646098 gene encoding CAX-interacting protein 4-like, translating into MPATAGRVRMPANNRVHSSAALQTHGIWQSAIGYDPYAPNKDDSKQSSHQKSNSEPEAENAYASFQGLLALARITGSNADEARGACKKCGRVGHLTFQCRNFLSVKEDAKDKDPVSVQAADASGMDKLKASGGKMENKAPAESSEASSEVEDETESSDSDADSEIERIIARRYGKKGGSKVRSSSKKQEALEESGSDSEDRRKRGRSRRRSSRKRRDGDSDDGDESDQKRKKDKRRRGHDSLVEEAERHARHRKSRKEKRRRRSHHHSDDSSESEESDRSRKRKSRKARSHSDSDFSDLDDSRVGRGTKRSEKRNKN; encoded by the coding sequence atgcCGGCCACAGCAGGTCGTGTTCGCATGCCTGCGAACAATCGAGTTCACAGTAGTGCAGCCCTCCAAACCCATGGTATCTGGCAAAGTGCCATAGGGTATGATCCTTATGCTCCCAACAAGGATGATTCGAAGCAGTCATCCCATCAGAAGTCTAATTCTGAACCTGAGGCTGAGAATGCATATGCTAGCTTTCAAGGTCTTCTTGCCCTGGCCCGTATAACTGGCTCCAATGCTGATGAAGCCCGGGGGGCCTGCAAGAAGTGCGGTCGTGTCGGCCACCTCACATTTCAATGCCGAAATTTTCTTAGTGTAAAGGAAGATGCAAAAGACAAGGATCCTGTTTCTGTCCAGGCTGCCGATGCGTCAGGAATGGATAAATTGAAGGCAAGTGGAGGAAAGATGGAGAACAAGGCTCCTGCAGAGAGCTCTGAAGCAAGCTCGGAGgtggaggatgagactgagAGTTCTGATTCCGATGCGGATTCAGAGATTGAGAGGATAATTGCTAGGCGGTATGGGAAAAAGGGTGGCAGCAAGGTGAGGTCTTCGAGTAAGAAGCAGGAGGCATTAGAGGAAAGTGGATCAGACTCTGAAGATAGGAGGAAGAGAGGTAGATCAAGGAGGAGGAGTAGTCGCAAGAGAAGGGATGGTGATTCTGATGATGGAGATGAAAGTgatcagaagaggaagaaggacaaGAGGAGGAGAGGGCATGACTCATTGGTTGAAGAGGCTGAACGTCATGCACGTCATAGAAAGAgtaggaaggagaaaaggaggaggagaagtcATCATCACTCTGATGATTCATCTGAGTCTGAAGAGTCTGACAGAAGTCGCAAGAGAAAGAGCAGGAAGGCAAGGTCacattctgattctgatttcaGTGACTTGGACGATTCACGGGTTGGCAGGGGCACAAAGCGTTCTGAGAAGAGGAACAAGAACTAG